Below is a window of Flavobacterium cyclinae DNA.
ATAGTGATTTATATATTATTTATTTCGATAACTACTTATTCTTATAGTGATAATTAATATTTTATGGAAAAACTTTTAAAAATATTCTTGTTTATTTTCCTCTTCGGTTGTCTGATCGACTTTCCTTACGGCTATTACCAATTCGTTCGTTTTGCTGCTTTAGTTGGGTTTGGTTATTTAGCTTTTAACGCAAATGAACAAGGGTACAAAAATGAAGCTTTTGTTTATTTGGCATTGGCTGTATTATTTCAACCTTTTATTAAAATTGCTCTTGGTAGAACTATTTGGATTATTGTGGACGTAATGGTTGGAATAGGATTGATTGTATCCTTATTTTTCCCTAAATCCAAAACTAAATGAAAATATTTTTAGTCCTAATTCTTTTCATAACAAATCAGTTTTACTCACAAGTTAAGTTGATTTCTTGGAATATTGAGAATTTAGGAAGTTCTAAATCACCAACAGATTTAGTATACATGGCCAATCTTCTTAAAGATTATGATGTTGTGGCCTTACAAGAAGTAGTTGCTGGCAATGGTGGAGCTCAAGCTGTTGCCAAATTAGCAGATGAACTTAATAGAAAAGGTTCTAAATGGGATTATGTAGTAAGTAATCCTACAAGTAGTAGTGCTTACAAAACAGAACGCTATGCTTTTATTTGGAAAACCAATAAGGTAAAAAAAATAGGGGAGGCTTGGTTAGAGAAAAAATACCATTTAGAA
It encodes the following:
- a CDS encoding DUF6804 family protein, whose product is MEKLLKIFLFIFLFGCLIDFPYGYYQFVRFAALVGFGYLAFNANEQGYKNEAFVYLALAVLFQPFIKIALGRTIWIIVDVMVGIGLIVSLFFPKSKTK